The sequence below is a genomic window from Equus caballus isolate H_3958 breed thoroughbred chromosome 11, TB-T2T, whole genome shotgun sequence.
acactttaaatgagtgatttgtatggtgtgtgaattatatctaaCAAAGCTGTTATTTGAAAACAAATCAAGTGCAAGGTTatactagaaatgaaaaggagTGTAAGTGAGGTGGGGTAGCCAGATGGTGAGAGCAGACCTGTGTGAAAGAGCATCGCTGTGAAAAGAGGAGAGATGTTGCAAGACCCAGAGGCGGCTGAGGGGTTGAACGGAGGGGTTTTAGTGTCCAAGAGCCTGGGTCAAGGgcacaggaggagggagggctcaaccacagactgcagaagaaccacattcttttttttaagattttatttttttcccttttttccccaaagtctcCTGGTACATAgatgtgtattcttagttgtgggtccttctagttgtggcatgtgggacgccgcctcagcatggcctgacgagcggtgccatgtccacacccaggattcgaatcggcgaaaccctgggccaccaaagcagagcacatgaactcaacgaCTCAGCCACAGGGCGGCCCCGAGAACCGCATTCTTGAGCacagcttctcaaactttacagTCGGAGGATAGGAGCCTCACTTGGGTGGCCACCTGGCTCCAAGTTGCAAAACTACCTCCTGTCGTAAAGATGGGAGAAATTTGTTTTTCCTCGGGATAAAGCCGATCCGCTAACCCGGATGGTGACCCCAATTACCAGGGAAAGTTAGGAGGAACTGCATGTGACAAAGGGTGCTGTCAAGTCCTCTTACTTGAGGACTAGTTATCGTCTATCTTGAGAACATGTGTGTAACGGGTTCTATCTGCTCGGCTACATAAGGGAGTGAGGCATCTTCCTGTCTCTCAGTCTCGTAGTAGACTTCCTGTGATGCGCATCACGTTCTggtttaatgcttattcaataatcaaagtgttttctttctctactacctttttcttttaaaaagattggcacttgagctaacaactgttgccaatcattttttttttcttctccccaaagccctccccgctcagtacatagttgtatattctggttctGAGTGCcactggttgtgctacgtgggacgccaactcagcatggcctgatgagtggtaccatgtctgcgcccaggatccaaacctgcgaaaccctgggccgctgacgcgagtatgcaaacttaaccactcggccatggggccggccccctctctACTGCCTTTGAGGAGAGGATTTctggactgggagaaaattttgttttttaacagttcTCAAGCTTGAACCTGCTCCGGGATGGGGTGCAGCCCACTCCCCGCTCAAGATACTTTGTGGTGCTCTTTTCCACACTCAGCTTCCTCTTTCTTCACCTGCACAAGTTTGAGGACCATGCTACTCTCGCTACTCTCACCCCAGCGTCCCCCCATCTGCCAGCTTGGGCCAACACCCGGCATGTCAGCCCTTAGGCAAGCTGCCCCTTTAAGAGCACCCCCAAGCTCCTCCCTCAGGCCCAGAGGCCCATTTCCCCATCCGGGCCCAGCCCTTTAAAGCCGTGGCTCCATCTTTCTGGCCGGCTGTGTACTGAGACCTGAGCACTAAGGGGGCCCTGGGTGCTGGGAGAAGGCACAAGTGGGCTGTGGCAGGTGCATGTGGGACATGGAACCATGGCCTGGGACCCAGGAGCTGGAACAGTGTGGATCCCGGGACTAAGTAGAGCCACTCGGGAGTGGGCAAGCCATGTTATTCGTTAAGCAgccgctgtgtgccaggcactgtgccaagcccTTTCTGTACCTTCTGAGGGGTTGttattattccccttttacagatagaggCCCGGAGCTCAGAGTAGCTAGCTGAATTACCCAGGGTCCTACAGCTatcaagtggcagagccaggatccgaactcagGTCAGTGTGAGTCCGAAGCCCTGATGTTCTCTCctccgaatcacctgcctgacagcACCTTCCTGACAGGGGTCCTGGCTTCTTCCCAAACTTCCTTTTTCCTTGATTTTCCTGTGCGTGCTAGGGTGGGCTGAGGCAGGAAGTGGGTtatcccctcctccccccataCCAGCACTCGggtcccttcctcctcccaggaGCTGCTTGGAGATGCTGCTGTTCTTGTTGCtgtgcctgctgctgctgctgctgctgctgctgccgccactGGCCATGTTCcggcagcagcagccccaggatGCCAGGCTGTCCTGGCTTGCCAGCCTCCAGTACCGTGTGGCATGgagggccctgtgctgggcagctGCCTGGCAGCAGCAGAGACTGGAGCAGAGCACACTGCACGTGGGCCGGAGCCAGCAGCAGGCCCTGAGCTGGTGTCTGCAGAGAGCCCAGGGTCCCTGCTGTCCCCTCAGGGGGAGCACAGGTGTGTTTCCCAGGGTCTGGGGGAGGTGTCCCAAAGACAAAGAAACCCCAAAGGACAGTCAGATTCCAGAACCTGAagacctcccctccccactttctGCTGCCGACACAGAGGGGCCTGACCCAGAGACCCGCCCAGGCTCAGGATTGCTCAAGATGAATTTTCCCATCCTGGGCCCTGAgagccccttcccccaggcctAGTCTGGATTCCTTCCTCAAGGGTCTCACCAGTCTTGCCTGAAACTCTTGGGAAACTGTGGCGTCATGAGGAGTTAATGATGTCTCATAGATTTGAGCGCCTTCCGGAATCATCTCCCTCTGACCAAGGCCAGCCAGGTCCAGGAGGAAGAAAGTGGGGGGCAGCTCCCGCCCCCTACCTCAAAACAGTACCATGGGGAGGCCTCTCTGCAGGTAAACTGAGAAGGTTGGAGCCCAGTCCCACCAAAGACCCCTACTTGCAGCCAAACCCTTCCATCAAGGTGGGCAAAGAACCCCCAAACTGGGGGCTCAGGGTCTGGCTCAGGCCCAGGGCCAACCCCATCTCTTGTCTTCTTCCAGGCCACCTTGCTGGGTCTGGCAGCCCTGAATAATGCCTACCCAGAAGTGCTGGCTCCAGGAGGCACGGCTCGCGTGACCCCTACCtccccctggccccgccccctcccctggccTTGGCATGCCCTGGGCCATGTTAGCCCCCGTGGAGCCAAGGACCCTGGGGCCCTGCTGCTGGCAGCACTGAGGTCCCCAGGGCTGCGGGCACTGGAAGCGGGGACAGCAGTTGAACTCCTGGACGTCTTCTTGGGCCTGGAGGCCAATGGCGAAGAGCTGGCTGAGGCCGTAGCTGCCGGGAACCCAGGAGCGCCTCTCCCGAGACGGGCAGCAGAGCTGCGGGAGGCTCTACAGCAGGGACCCCGAGGACTGGCCCTTCGGCTCTGGCCAAAGCTGCAGGTGGTGGTGACTCTGGACGCAGGAGGCCAGGCGGAGGCTGTGGCTGCCCTGGAGGCCTTGTGGTGCCAAGGGCTAGCCTTCTTCTCACCTGCTTATGCTGCCTCTGGAGGTCAGCAGGACTGAAGGGCGGTGAGCTGcgggcaggaggcagaggtcaCAGAGCTAGCTGCCACGTAGTGAGCCCTACATAatcatctcattcaatcctccCCAACACCAGCAGCTCCatcttacagataaagaaactgaggctcatagaggTTAAGAGATGTGCACAAATTCACACGGCGCCAGGTCTGCCACTTCCAGATCCACTGCCTCTTCCCAATGAGGGCCTTAGAGGCAGTGGGCTGAGCCTGGGGGAGCCAGCAAGGATGGAGTGGAAGGGCAGCAGTAGGATCAGATGCTCCCAGGATTGGAGCCTGGGGTCCGGGTGAGGGACTATTGCCTAGCAGAAAGCAATGGGGCCGTGAGATGAAGAGGCCGCTTGCTCCCCACAGGGCTGGTGGGCCTGAACCTGTGGCCAGAGCAGCCCCGCGGGCTCTACCTCCTGCCCCCTGGAGCTCCCTTTACTGAGCTGCTGCCAGTCAAGGAAGGAGCTCAGGAAGAGGCTGCCTCCACGGTCCTGCTGGCTGAGGCCCAGGAGGGCAAGGAGTACGAGCTGGTGCTGACTGATCACACCAGCCTTTCCAGGTAATCgcctgccccccagccccagccacctCAGGCCCTTCGGGATCCTGTTGAGGGCCAGGAGCATCAGCTAATGGGACCTCACCCCTACTCCCACCCCGACAGGTGCCGCCTGGGTGATGTGGTACGGGTGGTTGGTACCCACAATCAGTGTCCAGTCGTCAGGTTCATCTACAGGTAGGTGACCCCCGCCTCCCGGTCACTGAGGGGCCATCCTTATACCCTGGGCTCTTCTgctttcccccttctcctccccaggctgggccagACGCTGAGTGTGCGAGGAGAAGACATCGGTGAGGACATGTTCTCTGAGGCCTTGGGCCGGGCAGTGGGGCAGTGGCCAGGGGCCAAGCTGTTGGACCATGGCTGTGTGGAGAACAGCATTCTGGGTAAGCATCTCCATCGGCTCCTGCCTCCAGTTCTTGGGTAGGCTGCCTACCAGTCCATACCCATCCTGCTGGGAGACCTCTAGGAAGGAGGTAAGACTCAGCCTCCTTTGCTGCTCCTAACAAAAGTCCTTCCCCATGTCTAACCCTATCCCTCCTGCTGCAGTCTCGACATTGCCTTTCCTGACCTGTTTCATATTTAGAATTAGGCTCTGGGTTCCATCTCCATTTACCCCACTCCCACCAAGAAACTCCTTTTTCCCCATGAACCTTCAGAGCGGGGAAGCACAGGTGGGGACAGCGGGCATTGACTTTGGAAGTCTCCCTGTGCACaaaagtgtgtgtgcatggggtTTGTCTGCAGATTCCTCCAAGGGCTCCGCTCCTCACTACGAGGTGTTTGTGGAGCTGAGGGGACTGAGGAACCTGTCAGAGGAAAATCGAGACAAGGTAAATGGCACAGGGACAGGATATGACCGCATGTCCCCTTTACTCTGCTTGTCCCCAGGTGCTGGGGGcacaggggaggggtggggaggacggGGCAGGGAGGAGAACCTTCCTGGAGCTCTGGGAAGGGAGGGATGAGTCCCACAGACACATGTGTATGCACGGAACTCCCACCCACACATAGCCTGGGCAGTCGTGCGCACCTCATCACCCACCATGCAGCCCCACGCCAGCCTCACTCAGGCTCTTCTCTTTCCAGCTTGACCGCTGCCTTCAGGAAGCCTCTCCCCACTACAAGTCCCTGCGGTTCCGGGGCAGCGTGGGCCCTGCCAGAGTCCACCTGGTGGGGCAGGGGGCCTTCAGAGCCCTTCGAGCAGCCCTTGctggctgcccctcctccccgtTCCCTCCTGAGATGCCCCGGGTCCTCAGGCACCGGCACCTGGCCCAGCTCTTACAGAAGAGGGTGGTGTCCTGAGCCGAGGCCTGCCCAGTGCCCCATCCACCCCCAGAGGCTGCCTCACTCTCTCCCCTGGGGCCTCTCTGGATGGGGAGCCTGTGGCCAGGGTCTGACTCTGTGTCACCTGACAGTTCCCCATCAGAGCTGCTGGGCTTTAGGGAGGTCCGACCTAGTTGGCCACTTCTGAGGAGTTGACTCCAGGGCTACAGAAGATGCCAGCACTGCCTGCCTGGAGCCCTTTCAGCCCCCGCCCCGGAGGATACTGGAGTTCCAGGACACACTATGGGCTCCCGTGTCTCAGCCCAGTGCACTGGGCAGGCTGGAAGCATTGGGAGTTAATGCTCCCAGAAGCAGCCCTCAGTCAGCAAGGAACAGGAGTTGGTGAATGTGGACCTCAGTTTCATTGTCCCTCAGTGGCGCAGTTCTGAAGTGCGTTCTGCACCGTCTCTTGGAGGATGCCCACCAGTTGCCCACAGCAGTAATCCTGTCATTAATACAGTTTTTACTggttttcctcccctccctcctgtccccactCCCTTATGTGCCTTCTAGGATGACCTCCTAAATAAATCTCTTGCACCCATATTCTTGCCTCAGGGTCTGCTTTGGGGGAAACTGTAGTGGTCCCATTCACTCTGCTCCTGTCATATCCtgggctccccctcccctccagctctaGACATCAGGGCTTTCCCCCAAAGCTCCATTCTGGGCCCTCGGGGACCCCTATCGTTGCCTACGTCAACCCAGAGACATAGAGTCCCCTCCTCCTACCTCTCCCCATCCCAAACTTAACCTAAATGTGGAGAGGCTGCTCCCAACTTCCCTTGCCCTGGCCTAGCACGGGTCCCTTTCCTGGCCCAACACCCACGAATCACTTCCATGGGCAGGACTGTACTGCAGATCATAAAGCATCACAGCAGGAAGCAATCCCACAGACCATCAGGGTTAACTCTCCATCTTACCAGTGAGGAAAGTGCAGCTTCGGGAGGCTGTGAGGCTTGCCCACGGCCCTGCAGCTCCGCCTAAGTAGCATGGCACCTGTTCCCGATGAGTTGCTAAGTCTCCGATTCTGCCTCTGAATTTCTTCTGATTCCATGCCCCACATCCAGGCTcccgcccccacccacccagcccccaCAGCAGCCCACGAGTCCTTCCTGCTGAAATCCTCCCACGGCTCCTCAGTGCCCACAGGACCAAGATGGACCAGCTTAGCCTATAAGACCCTTTGACCCACCCTGGCTCTCACTTACCTCTCCAGCCACCTCTCTCCTGGACCTGAGGGGAGCCGTGACTATGAAGACCACACCCCGCTATCCCACGTGAGCTCAGCACTGTCACCTCCAGGTCTTTGCTCAAGTTGTCCCTTCTGTGGAGTGCCTTCTTCCGCCTTACCTGATGGAAATCCACTTTTCATGCAAGACCTTTTCAGAATCCTTTCTCCCAGTGAGCTATCGTTCTGCTGGGTCACCTCCCCACCTGGACTGTAGGGCTCCTTGAACACTGGGCCATGTCCCATGACACTGTCACTGCAGTGCCcagtgcagggcctggcacagagcaggtgctcaatagACAGTGCCCTGACTGAGAGGGATGCAGGCCTAGAGATGGCACGTTTCCTTCACCCCAGGGTGGCTCACTCCCTGCTGGTGTGGGCTGGGACTCCATCCCTCCCCTCCAGGCAGCCTGACCAGGGAGGAAGCTGGGAGGTCAGAGGATAACACCAAGTTCAGCTGCTTTCCTTCCACTGCCCATGTTCAGTTTTCAAGATTTTCCATCTTGGAGGTTGGTGGAAGGGgcggagggaaggagagagctgAGGAGAATGGAGAGCCAGCTAAGAAGCTTTTCCATTAAGAAAGAAAGCCCTGAAGGCTGACAGACCCGGGGGCAGGGACAAGGAGCAGTGGGGGAGAGGCCTGTTGCCTGGccaccctccccctccacacacacaccctgtgGAGAGCAGGTCTCATGactgcctcctctcctgcccctaATTAGCAGCTGCCCCCCATGCATTGTCCCAGGCCAGTGCCCCCGCCAAGGCCTCTTTTGTGCTCCCAGATTCCTGGGTGCAAGGTGGCCTCATTAGTGCCCGGAGACCGCCCAATCTCCAGGGAGCAGGCAGACAGACAAGGCGGGGACCAGGGGCACAGAGATCCAACTCCGGCCTCTGAGTGCCTTGGCGGCCATTCCTTGGGCCCAGCCTGGAGACGGCCCCCCTGTGGGAGGCTAATCTTAGACCTGCCTTTGTCTGGCCCCAGAGTGGACGCAAGTGTCCGTCTCTCCCCCACCACCTCAGAGCACTATAAACCCCAGACCCCTGGTAGCAGGTCGCAGTCGACGGCCTCAAAGTTCCTGGGTATTTGGACCACTGCAGACAATACCTTTCCCAGCTCCCTACTCTGAGCTCCAGAAGCCATGAACCCTCCCTCTACGAAGGTAAAGACCCAGGGATGGAGGGCTGACTCATCATACCAGGGGGTAATGAGAGTGCTAGCTCAGGGGGCTGGAAGAAAGGCTGAAGGTGTCTCTGCTCTTGGTCTTTTCCGGCATGGCTCTGAGGCAGGGGACGGGTGGACCTTTGATGGAGACTCTGCCTTGGCTAACATTGGATTATGTCCAGTTCTCCTACCATCTTGCATTTTTTGCGAACTTACTGGTATCAGGTGCCGAGTTTCCACCTGTCCTCTCGTTTAATCCTCCCAGCAGGCTTGCACAGTAGGGATTATCTAATACCCAGTTTAAAGGTGAGAAAGCTGTGCCCCCTGAGAGGGTAGGAAACTGGTCCAAAGCCAGAGTTCGGTTTCCCCCGAAAGGGAGCAGGCAGACAAGATGACAGCTGGGATCCTGCCAGTCCTTGGTTTGCACGTGTTTGCCCGCTGTGGGGAGGGGACGAACCAGGGCCTCTGTTCTCCTGAGGGTACAGACTGGCGGCGCAGACAGACTCACACAAGCCTGTTTTCGGGTGGAGTGGTAAGCGCGCTAATGAGGTACAATGGTCTAAGGGTacccagaggagagagggattCATTTCGCCCAGGGGGGGCCTcaaagggcttcctggaggagatgctgtgctgggtcttgaaggatgagcaggtAAAAGAGACAGACAGGAGCCCTTCAAACAGCACTGGGCAGAGGCAGCAAAAACTAAGGGACAGCGAGGGAGGAGCGCGGAGCCAGCGGGGCAGGGTCTGGGCGTAGGGGCTGGATGCGGGCGCGACAGGAAGACCCCAGAGCCCTGTCTCCCCCTCTCCAGGTGCCCTGGGCCGCCATAacgctcctgctgctgctgttgctgccgCCCGCGCTGCTGTCACCCGGGGCGGCCGCGCAGCCCCTGCCCGACTGCTGCCGCCAGAAGACGTGCTCCTGCCGCCTCTACGAGCTGCTGCACGGCGCGGGCAATCACGCGGCCGGCATCCTCACGCTGGGCAAGCGGCGGCCGGGGCCCCCGGGCCTCCACGGCCGGCTGCAGCGCCTCCTGCAGGCCAGCGGCAACCACGCGGCCGGCATCCTGACCATGGGCCGCCGCGCAGGCGTAGAGCCAGCGCCGCGACCCTGCCCCGGGCGCCGTTGTCCCGCCTCGGCCACCTCGTCTGTCTCGCCTGAGGGGCGGTCCGGGGTCTAAGCCCTTGCTCGGGCCCTGTCCTGCCCTCTCCCTTCTGCCCGTTCGTTGTCAGCCCCAGAAAAAGGGCAATAAAGACGAGTCTCCGTTAGCGTGGCTGGTCTCGGTTCCTGTGCGGTTGCGTCCTGCCCTCCAGAGGGCGTGAGAGTCTTGCGAACTATAAAAAGCCGGAGGGTCTAGCAGCCCGGCTCTAGGACATCTCAGCTTGGGCGTCGTTGAACCCGAGACACTCTTGGATAGGGAGCTCCCAGAGCAAGGAACCGTGCAAGGCTCTGGGGTGCGGAGAGAACCGCACGTGTGCATGCTTGGAGGGGAGGATGCAGGACAGACATGTCCTCCGATACTCTACTAGTCGTTCGGGATCAGGGTCTTTACGGAGAGacacaggaggggagggagagcaagGAAAGCACACAGAGGAGCAGAATCTGGCTGAGAAGAAGTAGGAGCCAAGCCTGCCGAAAAGGCAGGGAATATGAGTTTCAACATGAATCGTCTAGAGTGGCTGCAGGTGGGGAGCGGTGAGGCGTCGGAGGCGAGACGGTTAGGTTCCTGCACCCCGGATTGAGGAAGCCCTCACAAACCACCAGGCTTTGCACTTTATTCTGCAGGTAGCTGGGAGTCATGAGAAGTTCTTAAGCAGGGATGGGGAAAAATGTTCCTGCAACTTTAGCCTAACACATCTGTTACTGGTTGAATTGTGCCACCCCTgcccccaattcatatgttgaagtcctaacccccagcacctcagaatgtgaccttatttggaaatagggtcgttGCAGATAtagttagttaagatgaggtcatactggagtagggtgggcctctaatccagtatgactagtgtccttataaaaagggggaatttggacacaaaaacacacacagggagaacccATGGGAACATGAAGGCAGAGGTAGGGAGAcgcatctataagccaaggaaccCCAAAGATTACCAGCAacccaccagaagctgggaaaggcatggaacagattctccctcacagccttcaGGAGGAACCCACCCAGCCTGCCGTCATCTTTTTtcgggggcaggggcgggggccagagattatccctgaactaactactgccagtcttcctcctttttcctgaggaagtctggccgtgcccatcttcctctgctttctatgtgggacgcctaccacggcatggtgtgccaagccgtgccatgtccgcccccgggagattcgaaccggtgaaccccgcggccgccgagaagcgaaatgtgcaaacttaacctctgcgccaccgggccggccgaCCTGCCCGCCATCATCTTGATCTTagatttccagtctccagaactgagacgacaaatttctgttgttgaagccgtCCAGTTTGTGCTaccttgttacagcagccttaggaaactaatataacacCCAAAAGTAGAGGCAGAGAAAAATGTGGCACTTTTACACAATCTAACATCACAGACAATGTCGGGCTCGGACATGGGGAGAGAGGGTGAGGAGCACCAGcctgccttctccccagcccATCTCACTGCCTTCAGCTGTTTTGTTCCAGGAAGCAGCCACCCTAAGCCGCCACAGTGAGCAGCCCCAGTAATATTCTGCTTCCGTAATGAAAACGTCCTATGTCTGGTCTCCCCTGGGTTCTTCTTGCTGCTGTACTGGTTCTGTCTTGGAGAAGATGGAGATCAAAGTCCACTTTGGAGACTGGCAAACTGACCCTGCCCACCTTTAAACTATCTTTCTTGGTGCCAAACTTGCCTCCAGCCTCTCTTCCACTTGAATggcagcagagagaaggagagttcAATCCAGACGGTAAGAAGGGGGAGACTGGGGGAGACAAATGCCATCCGACGCACTTGTGTGCCAACGGTATGTATTGTGCTATTAAATTCTCACAAACGCATGAGGGTACAAAttgttttacagttgaggaaagtgaggctcagagaggctaagacACACAATTagcaagtgacagagctggaattcTACCTGGTGGACTCCGAAGCTCTTTCCATACACCCTGCGGTACTCAGAGGCAGAGTTCGCCAGTGCGCCCTAcacaaactgaggcacaggcgAGGGTGAAGGAGTGCCTTCTGGAAATTGAGTTCCTAGTCTTCCCGTAGATCCCCGCATTGGCAAAACTAGCCTCTTTAACCCTTGCTGTCTCATACCGGAGCACAGAGAGCGGGGTTGCTGCGGAATATCCGAACTCCAGCAGGCGGCACTGTGAACCCGACACCATTCCCAGCGTAGGCGGCGCGCGGGGAAACCCGCGGGGAGGAGCCACCGGGAGCTGCCAGGGAACCACGCGTGGGGGCGTGGCCATCCTGGAAGGAGGGCGTGTCTCTCATTCAAGCCCCGCCCCACCTCTTCAGGCCTCGGCTCCGGGTGGGCGTGTCCCGAATTCTCTCCCGGAGAGACACGCGTGGGCCGCTCCCCTCCCGGAGGAGGGCAGCGGAGAAGCGTGAGGGTGTCGCTGGCTGCCCCTCCCGTGCGGGGCCACGTGGTGGGCGCGGGCCGAGCCCGGGGGAAAGAACCCTGCccgtggggaggtgggggggacCGAGGCGGCGCCGAGCCGAGCCGAGAGCTGCGGGGTTCGGAGCAGagaggcggcggcagcggcgccgagaaggaggggaggaggcaggcggGCGCATGGGGCGCTCCGGCCCCGCCGGCAGCGCGCCTCCTCCGGCCTGGCCGCGCTGAACGCCCCCGGCGCTACGCCTCGAACCCGAGCCCCGAGGCCATGCCGGTCATGAAGGGGTTGCTGGCCCCGCAAAACACCTTCCTGGACACCATCGCCACCCGCTTCGACGGCACGCGTGAGTGGGGCGGAGGCTGGGACTGGGGGTCCGAACTGGAGGCCAAGTCTCCTTCGGCGCCGGCGCGGGTCTTCTGCATGTGGTGAGACCCTAAGGCGAAGAGAGAGTGGAGTTGAGGGGCTAGGAACTCCCAAAGCTGCAGTAAAGGCACAGGACTGGGAGCGCCCTgcgaggggaggaggggagagggccaAGAGTGCGGGGGACTGACGTTGGGGGTGTGACTGGAGGCAGGAAAGGCTCTTTGTGCGGCAAAACGGAGGAGAGGCCTTGGGAGCCGCCCACTCCCAGACAGAGCTCTGCTGGGGGCGTGTATGGGGGTCTCCGGAGACGCGGAGGTGGGAGTAAGTGGCTCAGGCGCTCCGGGGTCTACTCCCAGACGGCTCCAGCATCTCCTTCCCccggaaaaaaaaagagaaagaaaagatcagACTTCGGCAGGACCTAGCTTGAATTTAAGGTCACGTAGCCCAAATCGTGGCCCGTCCACGTCAGAGAGAGGTGAGGCAGGAGGAGTGGGGTGGTCCTTGTGACGGAGGGAACTCCTTGCTCGCCCACCCTAGCTTGGGTTCCAGGTTCAGCACCTTGGACAGCcacattcctccttccctgcctcttctcTCGCCATTCCCTTTCCTACTTTGGAGCCGAGAgatctcctcctgccctcttcgGGCCAGTGCCCTGAATCTGGAAGGTGGGGGGAGCGGTACCCGAGGGCGGAAACCGAGCTCCCGGGGCCCTACCCGCCTTCCCCCCACACCTCCCTTGTTTCCATAGCGCCCATCACCGGGGCAACAGGCCCTGGGATGGAAGAACGAGGCTGCTGCCCAGGGCCCAGCGCCTCTCAGGCACCCTTGGTGTCCCCATCAGCTGCCGCACCCCCAGACACTCACCTCTCCTAGCTTCCAGGGACTAGTTGTGTCTCAGGGCCCTACCCTCAGCTGAGACTCTGTCCCTGATGGCCCACAGAGCCCCCCTGTGGCCTCCTACCCAGGAGACAGCCAGCTTGGGTTCTGCTGCTGGGGTTACTGGAGCCACAACTTCATTGCCCAACCTTGTTAGACTTTGAGTCCTGGGGACAGACCCCCTGAAACTAGCTGAAGGAATGCTGAAAAGAAGACCTTTCCTGGAAGGCAGGGAATGAGGACGCTACTCATCactgtctccctcccccaacaaagGAGATTTGTGAGTTTGGATAATCACTGCCTTTTGGTTTCCTATCAGTAAAATGGGTGTGATATCACTGGAACCTCTGCCCTGTCCACTCTCTAATAGGACGACAGGACAACAGCTATGATGTGCTTTGAAAGCTGTGCTCATGTAGGGgaatcatttctctttttcagtgtagcacttgctatg
It includes:
- the GHDC gene encoding GH3 domain-containing protein; the encoded protein is MLLFLLLCLLLLLLLLLPPLAMFRQQQPQDARLSWLASLQYRVAWRALCWAAAWQQQRLEQSTLHVGRSQQQALSWCLQRAQGPCCPLRGSTDLSAFRNHLPLTKASQVQEEESGGQLPPPTSKQYHGEASLQATLLGLAALNNAYPEVLAPGGTARVTPTSPWPRPLPWPWHALGHVSPRGAKDPGALLLAALRSPGLRALEAGTAVELLDVFLGLEANGEELAEAVAAGNPGAPLPRRAAELREALQQGPRGLALRLWPKLQVVVTLDAGGQAEAVAALEALWCQGLAFFSPAYAASGGLVGLNLWPEQPRGLYLLPPGAPFTELLPVKEGAQEEAASTVLLAEAQEGKEYELVLTDHTSLSRCRLGDVVRVVGTHNQCPVVRFIYRLGQTLSVRGEDIGEDMFSEALGRAVGQWPGAKLLDHGCVENSILDSSKGSAPHYEVFVELRGLRNLSEENRDKLDRCLQEASPHYKSLRFRGSVGPARVHLVGQGAFRALRAALAGCPSSPFPPEMPRVLRHRHLAQLLQKRVVS
- the HCRT gene encoding hypocretin neuropeptide precursor — translated: MNPPSTKVPWAAITLLLLLLLPPALLSPGAAAQPLPDCCRQKTCSCRLYELLHGAGNHAAGILTLGKRRPGPPGLHGRLQRLLQASGNHAAGILTMGRRAGVEPAPRPCPGRRCPASATSSVSPEGRSGV